Proteins from one Lacrimispora sphenoides genomic window:
- the dapB gene encoding 4-hydroxy-tetrahydrodipicolinate reductase has product MIKMIMHGCNGAMGQVVSQIAAEETNITIVAGIDPHDTMQNRYPVFPSLEACGEEADVIVDFTSSKAVDSLLDYSVKKKIPVVVCTTGLSDEQIKKLEEASSHVAVLRSANMSLGVNLLMKLVKEAAQVLAASGFDIEILEKHHNKKLDSPSGTALALADSINEAMDQEYHYVYDRSQARKARDKKEIGIQSVRGGTIVGEHDVIFSGTDEIITFHHTAYSKAIFAKGAVSAAKFLAGKAPGLYTMKDVIK; this is encoded by the coding sequence ATGATTAAGATGATAATGCACGGCTGTAACGGGGCCATGGGTCAGGTGGTATCCCAGATTGCGGCAGAGGAAACGAATATAACCATTGTTGCGGGAATTGATCCCCATGATACCATGCAGAACCGGTATCCGGTATTTCCGTCGCTGGAAGCCTGCGGGGAAGAGGCGGATGTGATCGTGGATTTTACCTCCTCTAAAGCAGTAGACAGCCTTCTTGATTACAGTGTTAAGAAAAAAATACCTGTGGTAGTTTGTACCACCGGACTATCGGACGAACAGATAAAAAAGCTTGAGGAGGCTTCCAGTCATGTTGCAGTCCTTAGGTCTGCCAATATGTCTCTTGGCGTCAACCTGCTTATGAAGCTGGTAAAAGAGGCAGCCCAGGTCCTTGCGGCCTCAGGATTTGACATTGAAATACTGGAAAAACACCACAATAAAAAGCTTGATTCCCCAAGCGGAACGGCTCTTGCCCTGGCGGATTCCATTAATGAGGCCATGGATCAGGAATATCATTATGTTTATGACAGAAGCCAGGCCAGAAAGGCCAGAGACAAAAAGGAGATCGGGATCCAGTCTGTCCGTGGAGGAACGATTGTCGGGGAACATGATGTAATTTTTTCCGGAACTGATGAGATCATTACCTTCCATCACACCGCATATTCCAAGGCGATTTTTGCAAAAGGCGCTGTTTCTGCGGCAAAATTCCTGGCAGGAAAAGCTCCGGGATTATATACAATGAAAGATGTTATAAAATAA
- a CDS encoding single-stranded DNA-binding protein produces the protein MSEKMIENNKVSVIGEIVSGFTFSHEVFGEGFYMVDVAVNRLSEQADIIPLMISERLIDVEGDYSNLTVEAIGQFRSYNRHEGTKNRLVLSVFVREVHFIEEFTDYTKTNQIFLDGYICKAPIYRKTPLGREIADLLLAVNRPYGKSDYIPCIAWGRNARYASGFTVGTRVKVWGRVQSREYTKKLTETECEKRVAYEVSVSKLECAE, from the coding sequence ATGTCAGAAAAAATGATTGAAAACAACAAAGTGAGCGTCATCGGAGAGATCGTCTCCGGCTTCACCTTCAGCCATGAAGTATTTGGAGAAGGATTCTATATGGTGGATGTTGCGGTAAATCGTCTTAGTGAACAGGCAGATATCATACCGCTCATGATTTCAGAACGTCTTATTGACGTGGAAGGGGATTACTCAAACTTAACGGTGGAAGCCATTGGCCAGTTCCGTTCCTATAACCGTCATGAAGGAACCAAAAACCGGCTGGTTCTTTCTGTCTTTGTGAGAGAAGTTCATTTTATAGAAGAGTTTACGGATTATACAAAGACCAATCAAATTTTTCTGGATGGATACATATGTAAAGCCCCCATTTACAGAAAAACACCTTTGGGAAGGGAAATTGCGGACCTGCTCCTCGCTGTTAACCGCCCATACGGGAAATCAGATTACATACCCTGCATCGCTTGGGGAAGAAATGCCAGATATGCTTCCGGATTCACAGTAGGAACAAGAGTAAAAGTATGGGGTAGAGTCCAGAGCAGGGAATACACCAAAAAGTTAACTGAAACAGAGTGTGAAAAAAGAGTGGCTTATGAAGTATCAGTCAGCAAACTGGAATGTGCGGAATAA
- a CDS encoding cob(I)yrinic acid a,c-diamide adenosyltransferase, whose product MNKGAIQVICGEGKGKTAAAMGMGIGALTKNKTVIMIQFLKGCPGRDSFDIMKRLEPEMKIFRFEKSDCFFESLSKEQQEEERMNIRNGLNFARKVVSTGECDMLILDEILGLLDQKIIEAEELAKLLQSKVDEMEVILTGKVFQKEMEPYVDSILEINHVKVDNTI is encoded by the coding sequence ATGAATAAAGGTGCGATACAGGTTATATGCGGGGAAGGTAAAGGAAAGACTGCAGCCGCTATGGGTATGGGAATCGGAGCTCTGACAAAAAACAAAACTGTGATCATGATACAGTTTTTAAAGGGCTGCCCTGGCCGGGATTCTTTTGATATTATGAAACGCCTGGAACCTGAGATGAAAATATTCCGGTTTGAAAAGTCTGATTGCTTTTTTGAAAGCCTTTCTAAAGAACAGCAGGAAGAGGAGCGGATGAATATCCGCAACGGTCTGAATTTCGCCAGAAAGGTCGTATCAACAGGAGAATGCGATATGCTGATCCTGGATGAAATCCTCGGACTTCTGGACCAGAAAATCATAGAAGCAGAGGAACTTGCAAAGCTGCTTCAGTCCAAAGTTGATGAGATGGAAGTCATATTAACCGGTAAGGTTTTTCAAAAGGAAATGGAACCGTATGTAGACAGTATTCTGGAAATCAACCATGTTAAAGTTGACAACACAATATAA
- the dapA gene encoding 4-hydroxy-tetrahydrodipicolinate synthase — translation MAIYEGAGVALVTPFKENRDVNYEKLEELVEEQIALGTDSIIACGTTGEASTMTHEEHLDVIKFVCQVTKKRIPVIAGTGSNCTETAVYLSEEAEKHGADGLLLVSPYYNKATQNGLKAHFKAVADMVKIPILLYNIPGRTGVTIAAETIADLCLHVTNIVGVKEASGNFSAIADIMNLTDGRVDLYSGNDDQIVPMLSLGGKGVISVLSNIAPSQTHEICESYFKGDVKRSAALQLAAIPLINALFCEVNPIPVKAALNLMGKAAGPMRLPLTEMEPKNQERLREALKAYGIL, via the coding sequence ATGGCAATTTATGAAGGCGCAGGTGTAGCTCTTGTCACACCATTTAAGGAAAACAGAGATGTAAACTATGAGAAGCTGGAGGAACTGGTAGAAGAACAGATTGCTCTGGGAACGGACTCTATCATTGCATGTGGCACAACAGGCGAGGCGTCCACCATGACTCATGAGGAACATTTGGACGTGATCAAATTCGTATGCCAGGTAACGAAAAAGCGGATCCCAGTCATTGCAGGAACCGGTTCTAATTGCACGGAAACGGCTGTTTACCTGTCTGAAGAGGCGGAAAAACACGGTGCTGACGGGCTTCTTCTCGTATCTCCTTACTACAATAAGGCAACTCAGAATGGACTGAAGGCTCACTTTAAAGCAGTCGCTGATATGGTGAAAATCCCCATTCTTCTTTACAATATCCCTGGAAGAACCGGGGTAACCATTGCGGCTGAGACCATAGCGGATTTATGCTTACATGTCACTAACATTGTAGGGGTAAAGGAAGCCAGCGGTAACTTTTCAGCCATAGCGGATATCATGAACCTTACGGACGGTCGGGTGGATTTATATTCCGGCAATGACGATCAGATCGTCCCCATGCTGTCCCTGGGAGGAAAAGGCGTTATTTCCGTCCTTTCCAACATTGCGCCTTCCCAGACCCATGAAATCTGTGAGTCTTATTTTAAGGGAGATGTAAAACGAAGCGCTGCACTTCAGCTTGCTGCTATTCCTCTTATCAATGCCTTGTTCTGTGAGGTTAATCCTATTCCGGTTAAGGCTGCCCTAAATCTTATGGGAAAGGCTGCAGGTCCTATGCGTCTGCCTCTTACTGAGATGGAACCTAAGAATCAGGAACGCTTAAGAGAAGCCTTGAAAGCGTATGGAATTTTATAA
- the purC gene encoding phosphoribosylaminoimidazolesuccinocarboxamide synthase, which produces MEKRELLYEGKAKKVYTTEDPDVLVVSYKDDATAFNGLKKGTIVGKGAVNNRMTNFIFKKLEAKGVLTHLVEELNDRETAVKKVEIIPLEVIIRNYSAGSFAKKMGMEEGVKFACPTLEFSYKNDDLGDPFINDYYALALNLSTQEEIDKITEYAFKVNEVLKEYFDGLNIDLIDFKIEFGRYHGQVILADEISPDTCRLWDKDTHEKLDKDRFRRDLGGVEDAYEEVFRRLGIR; this is translated from the coding sequence GTGGAAAAAAGAGAATTGCTGTATGAGGGAAAAGCGAAAAAGGTTTATACAACGGAGGATCCGGATGTATTGGTTGTTTCATACAAAGACGATGCCACAGCATTTAATGGCCTTAAAAAAGGCACCATTGTAGGGAAAGGCGCGGTCAACAACCGGATGACCAACTTTATTTTCAAAAAGCTGGAAGCCAAAGGCGTTCTCACTCATCTGGTGGAAGAGTTGAACGACCGGGAGACTGCAGTGAAGAAAGTGGAGATCATTCCCCTTGAGGTGATCATCAGAAACTATTCCGCTGGAAGCTTTGCCAAGAAGATGGGAATGGAAGAAGGCGTGAAATTCGCCTGTCCGACTCTTGAATTCAGTTATAAAAATGATGATCTGGGCGACCCGTTCATCAACGACTACTACGCATTGGCCCTTAATCTGTCCACTCAGGAAGAGATCGACAAAATTACGGAATATGCCTTTAAAGTAAATGAAGTTCTGAAAGAATATTTTGACGGTTTAAACATTGATTTAATTGATTTTAAGATTGAGTTCGGTCGTTATCATGGACAGGTCATTCTGGCTGACGAGATTTCTCCTGACACATGCAGACTTTGGGATAAGGATACCCATGAAAAGCTGGATAAGGACCGTTTTCGCAGGGATTTAGGGGGCGTAGAGGACGCATACGAGGAAGTGTTCCGCCGTCTTGGCATCCGGTAA